Proteins from one Streptomyces genisteinicus genomic window:
- the ligA gene encoding NAD-dependent DNA ligase LigA — protein MAGEEQTALPAEVRERHAELAEQIDEHRFRYYVRDAPVVSDAEFDRLLRSLEAIEEEYPALRTPDSPTQKVAGNYETELTKVEHRERMLSLDNAFDDAELAAWAERVAREVGAPGHHFLCELKVDGLAVNLTYEHGRLTRAATRGDGRTGEDITPNVRTIAEIPNRLKGERIPALVEIRGEVYFPMDQFQALNERRVAAGEQPYANPRNSASGSLRQKDPRVTATLPLHMVVHGIGAREGLDIDRLSEAYDLLRDWGLPTARHNRVVGSLEEVREFIAHFGENRHSVEHEIDGVVVKLDEIRLQGRLGSTARAPRWAIAWKYAPEEVNTTLVNIRVGVGRTGRVTPYAQVEPVTVAGSEVEFATLHNQEVVKAKGVLIGDTVVLRKAGDVIPEILGPVVDLRDGSEREFVMPAECPECGTPLRPMKEGDIDLRCPNARSCPAQLRERVSYLAGRESLDIDYFGEVVAAALTRPLEPAAPPLADEGDLFGLTMEQLLPIKAYVVDKDSGLPKRDPKTGEDKTAMVFATKQGTPKANAVKLLAGIEEAKRRPLARIINGLSIRHVGPVAAQALAREFRSIERIEQASEEELAATDGVGSIIAASLKQWFAEDWHQEILRKWRLAGVRMEEDAAEGDEGPRPLEGLTVVVTGTLENHTRDGAKEALQALGAKVAGSVSKKTSFVVVGDNPGSKYDKAVQLKVPVLDEPGFVVLLEQGPEAAREAAVTEES, from the coding sequence GTGGCTGGCGAAGAGCAGACGGCACTGCCCGCCGAGGTACGGGAGCGGCACGCGGAGCTCGCCGAGCAGATCGACGAGCACCGCTTCCGGTACTACGTGAGGGACGCCCCGGTCGTCAGCGACGCGGAGTTCGACCGGCTCCTGCGGTCGCTGGAGGCGATCGAGGAGGAGTACCCGGCGCTGCGCACCCCCGACTCGCCGACCCAGAAGGTCGCCGGGAACTACGAGACCGAGCTGACCAAGGTCGAGCACCGCGAGCGGATGCTCTCCCTGGACAACGCCTTCGACGACGCGGAGCTCGCCGCCTGGGCGGAGCGCGTCGCCCGCGAGGTGGGCGCCCCCGGCCACCACTTCCTGTGCGAGCTCAAGGTGGACGGCCTCGCGGTCAACCTCACCTACGAGCACGGCCGGCTCACCCGCGCCGCGACCCGCGGCGACGGCCGGACCGGCGAGGACATCACCCCGAACGTGCGCACCATCGCCGAGATCCCCAACCGCCTGAAGGGCGAGCGGATTCCGGCCCTCGTCGAGATCCGCGGCGAGGTCTACTTCCCGATGGACCAGTTCCAGGCGCTGAACGAGCGCCGGGTCGCGGCCGGCGAGCAGCCGTACGCCAACCCGCGCAACAGCGCCTCCGGTTCGCTGCGGCAGAAGGACCCCCGGGTCACCGCCACCCTCCCGCTGCACATGGTGGTCCACGGCATCGGCGCCCGTGAGGGCCTCGACATCGACCGGCTCTCGGAGGCGTACGACCTGCTGCGCGACTGGGGCCTGCCCACCGCCCGGCACAACAGGGTCGTCGGCTCGCTGGAGGAGGTCCGGGAGTTCATCGCCCACTTCGGCGAGAACCGCCACTCCGTGGAGCACGAGATCGACGGCGTCGTCGTCAAGCTCGACGAGATCCGCCTCCAGGGCCGCCTCGGCTCGACGGCGCGCGCCCCCCGCTGGGCGATCGCCTGGAAGTACGCGCCGGAGGAGGTCAACACCACGCTCGTCAACATCCGGGTCGGTGTGGGCCGTACCGGCCGGGTGACGCCCTACGCGCAGGTGGAGCCGGTCACGGTCGCCGGCTCCGAGGTCGAGTTCGCGACCCTGCACAACCAGGAGGTCGTCAAGGCCAAGGGCGTGCTCATCGGCGACACGGTGGTGCTGCGCAAGGCCGGCGACGTGATCCCGGAGATCCTCGGGCCGGTGGTGGACCTCCGGGACGGCAGCGAGCGGGAGTTCGTGATGCCCGCCGAGTGCCCCGAGTGCGGGACGCCGCTGCGGCCCATGAAGGAGGGCGACATCGACCTCCGCTGCCCGAACGCCCGTTCCTGCCCCGCCCAGTTGCGCGAGCGCGTCTCCTACCTCGCGGGCCGCGAGAGCCTGGACATCGACTACTTCGGCGAGGTCGTCGCCGCGGCCCTCACCCGCCCCCTGGAACCCGCCGCTCCGCCGCTGGCCGACGAGGGCGACCTCTTCGGCCTGACGATGGAGCAGCTGCTGCCCATCAAGGCGTACGTCGTCGACAAGGACTCCGGCCTCCCCAAGCGCGACCCGAAGACGGGCGAGGACAAGACCGCCATGGTCTTCGCCACCAAGCAGGGCACCCCGAAGGCCAACGCCGTCAAGCTGCTCGCGGGCATCGAGGAGGCCAAGCGGCGGCCGCTCGCGCGGATCATCAACGGCCTCTCCATCCGGCACGTGGGCCCGGTCGCCGCGCAGGCGCTCGCCCGGGAGTTCCGCTCCATCGAGCGGATCGAGCAGGCGAGCGAGGAGGAGCTGGCGGCCACCGACGGCGTGGGATCCATCATCGCCGCCTCCCTCAAGCAGTGGTTCGCCGAGGACTGGCACCAGGAGATCCTGCGCAAGTGGCGCCTGGCCGGCGTGCGGATGGAGGAGGACGCCGCCGAGGGCGACGAGGGCCCCCGCCCGCTGGAGGGGCTGACCGTGGTCGTCACCGGGACCCTCGAGAACCACACCAGAGATGGCGCAAAAGAAGCCCTCCAGGCTCTCGGCGCGAAAGTGGCCGGTTCCGTTTCCAAGAAGACGTCCTTCGTGGTCGTCGGTGACAACCCCGGTTCGAAGTACGACAAGGCCGTGCAGCTGAAGGTGCCCGTTCTCGACGAGCCGGGCTTCGTCGTCCTGTTGGAACAGGGACCGGAGGCGGCCCGTGAGGCCGCTGTGACGGAAGAGAGCTGA
- a CDS encoding putative bifunctional diguanylate cyclase/phosphodiesterase — MEPTESAAPVSRPRALAAPTGTAPALTAAVVAAGGALLLTGVVTTVRERSALFPGSTAGWALALLTGIIVGHLVMLGRDRWWGGTGSGAALTLATLLLYGWVPAALVSLSVVTLVAVAGRGPRRLGLLHGAADVLGIGAGALVLAAFGVTPSVERPWDPLEWDVPDAAQIVLAATAYLAVNRLLLWYVLAPQGAGLPTAARTALVRQGLVAGALVCIAPLICVVAVAVPMLLPLFAVALIALDSTLWIARARAEEQLKDPLTGLPNRQWLLERTWAALEDAERSGARSALVLIDLDRFRSVNDTLGHLAGDRLLLQIADRLRLALPRGAEAARLGGDEFAVLLPTADSTTSAQRVARHLVSELSSPLDLDGLTLVLEASAGLAVFPDHALDAEGLLRRADVAMYQAKRDRTGVEVYESKRDSNTPDRLGLLGDLRRALDAGEVELHYQPKVRFDGHVAGLEALVRWVHPERGRVPPDEFIAIAESSGLMPHLTEYVLETALGQVARWRAQGLDVPVAVNVSPRDVHTPGFAGAVAARLARHGVPPGALQLEITEHVLLEDPQRAADTLAGLADHGVKMSLDDFGTGYSSLVHLRRLPVSELKIDRSFVARLARDAEDAEIVRCTIDLAHSLGLLVVAEGVEDDETWERLRDLRCDAVQGWLVAAAMPPQETTSWLLARGESGWLRPSRRSGERRPPQPAPRRAVT, encoded by the coding sequence ATGGAACCGACCGAGAGCGCCGCCCCGGTCTCACGGCCGCGTGCACTCGCGGCACCGACGGGCACCGCCCCCGCGCTGACGGCCGCCGTCGTGGCGGCCGGCGGAGCCCTGCTCCTGACCGGCGTCGTGACCACCGTCCGCGAACGCAGCGCCCTCTTCCCCGGCTCCACCGCCGGCTGGGCCCTCGCACTGCTCACCGGGATCATCGTCGGACACCTCGTGATGCTCGGCCGCGACCGCTGGTGGGGCGGCACCGGTTCGGGCGCCGCCCTCACCCTCGCCACCCTGCTGCTCTACGGCTGGGTCCCCGCCGCGCTCGTCAGCCTCTCCGTCGTCACCCTCGTCGCCGTCGCCGGCCGCGGTCCGCGGCGGCTCGGCCTCCTCCACGGCGCGGCCGACGTGCTGGGCATCGGTGCCGGCGCCCTCGTCCTCGCCGCCTTCGGCGTGACCCCCAGCGTCGAGCGGCCCTGGGACCCCCTCGAATGGGACGTCCCCGACGCGGCCCAGATCGTGCTCGCCGCCACGGCCTACCTCGCCGTCAACCGCCTGCTGCTCTGGTACGTCCTCGCCCCCCAGGGCGCCGGACTGCCCACCGCCGCGCGCACCGCCCTCGTCCGCCAGGGCCTGGTCGCCGGCGCCCTCGTCTGCATCGCCCCGCTGATCTGCGTCGTCGCCGTCGCCGTGCCGATGCTGCTGCCGCTCTTCGCGGTGGCGCTGATCGCCCTCGACTCCACCCTGTGGATAGCGCGGGCCAGGGCCGAGGAGCAGCTCAAGGACCCGCTCACCGGTCTCCCCAACCGGCAGTGGCTGCTGGAGCGCACCTGGGCCGCCCTGGAGGACGCCGAACGGTCCGGTGCACGCTCCGCCCTCGTCCTGATCGATCTCGACCGCTTCCGGTCCGTCAACGACACCCTCGGGCATCTGGCCGGCGACCGGCTGCTGCTCCAGATAGCCGACCGGCTCCGGCTCGCCCTGCCGCGCGGCGCCGAGGCCGCCCGGCTCGGCGGCGACGAGTTCGCCGTCCTGCTCCCCACCGCCGACTCCACCACCAGCGCGCAGCGCGTCGCCCGCCACCTCGTCTCCGAGCTCTCCTCCCCGCTCGACCTCGACGGCCTCACCCTCGTCCTGGAGGCGAGCGCGGGGCTGGCCGTCTTCCCCGACCACGCCCTGGACGCCGAAGGGCTGCTGCGGCGGGCGGACGTGGCGATGTACCAGGCCAAGCGGGACCGCACGGGAGTCGAGGTCTACGAGTCCAAGCGGGACAGCAACACCCCCGACCGGCTCGGCCTGCTCGGCGACCTCCGCCGGGCGCTGGACGCCGGCGAGGTCGAACTGCACTACCAGCCCAAGGTCCGCTTCGACGGGCACGTCGCCGGACTGGAGGCCCTGGTGCGCTGGGTGCACCCCGAGCGCGGGCGGGTGCCCCCGGACGAGTTCATCGCCATCGCCGAGTCCTCGGGGCTCATGCCGCACCTCACGGAGTACGTGCTGGAGACGGCGCTCGGGCAGGTGGCGCGCTGGCGTGCGCAGGGCCTCGACGTGCCCGTCGCCGTCAACGTGTCCCCCCGGGACGTGCACACCCCCGGCTTCGCCGGTGCGGTGGCGGCCCGGCTCGCCCGCCACGGGGTGCCGCCGGGCGCGCTCCAGCTGGAGATCACCGAGCACGTGCTGCTGGAGGACCCCCAGCGGGCCGCCGACACCCTCGCCGGGCTCGCGGACCACGGCGTCAAGATGTCCCTCGACGACTTCGGCACCGGCTACTCCTCGCTGGTGCACCTGCGAAGGCTCCCGGTCAGCGAACTGAAGATCGACCGCTCGTTCGTCGCCCGCCTCGCGCGCGACGCGGAGGACGCCGAGATCGTCCGCTGCACCATCGATCTGGCCCACTCGCTGGGCCTGCTCGTCGTCGCGGAGGGCGTCGAGGACGACGAGACCTGGGAGCGCCTGCGCGACCTGCGCTGCGACGCGGTGCAGGGGTGGCTGGTGGCGGCCGCGATGCCGCCCCAGGAGACGACCTCGTGGCTGCTCGCGCGGGGCGAGAGCGGCTGGCTCCGGCCCTCCCGCCGCTCCGGCGAGCGCCGCCCGCCCCAGCCGGCCCCCCGCCGCGCGGTGACCTGA
- the gatC gene encoding Asp-tRNA(Asn)/Glu-tRNA(Gln) amidotransferase subunit GatC has product MPGITREEVAHLARLARLELSGEELEHFAGQLDDIIGAVARVSEVADQDVPPTSHPLPLTNVMRADEVRPSLTPEQALSGAPAQEQQRFKVPQILGED; this is encoded by the coding sequence ATGCCTGGCATCACGCGCGAGGAGGTCGCCCACCTCGCCCGGCTGGCGCGCCTGGAGCTGTCCGGTGAAGAGCTCGAACACTTCGCCGGACAGCTCGACGACATCATCGGCGCGGTCGCCCGCGTCTCCGAGGTCGCCGACCAAGACGTACCGCCCACCTCCCACCCGCTGCCGCTGACCAACGTCATGCGTGCGGACGAGGTCCGTCCGTCGCTCACCCCCGAGCAGGCGCTCTCCGGCGCCCCGGCACAGGAGCAGCAGCGTTTCAAGGTGCCGCAGATCCTGGGGGAGGACTAA
- the gatA gene encoding Asp-tRNA(Asn)/Glu-tRNA(Gln) amidotransferase subunit GatA produces the protein MSDSIIKLTAAETAAKIASGELTAVEVAEAHLARIEAVDEKVHAFLHVDREGALAQARAVDEKRERGEKLGPLAGVPLALKDIFTTEGVPTTVGSKILEGWIPPYDATLTKRLKAADVVILGKTNMDEFAMGSSTENSAYGPTGNPWDLTRIPGGSGGGSSAALASFQAPLAIGTDTGGSIRQPAAVTATVGVKPTYGAVSRYGMVAFSSSLDQGGPCARTVLDAALLHEVIAGHDPLDSTSIDAPVPPVVEAARNGSVTGMRVGVVKQFRGEGYQAGVVQRFDESVELLKELGAEIVELDCPSFDLALAAYYLIAPSECSSNLARFDAMRYGLRVGDDGTKSAEDVTALTREAGFGPEVKRRIMLGTYALSSGYYDAYYGSAQKVRTLITRDFEKAFEQVDVIVSPTTPTTAFPIGERADDPMAMYLADLCTIPTNLAGNAAMSLPCGLAPEDGLPVGLQIIAPAMKDDRLYKVGAAVEAAFVERWGHPLIEEAPSL, from the coding sequence ATGTCGGACAGCATCATCAAGCTCACCGCCGCCGAGACCGCCGCGAAGATCGCCTCGGGCGAGCTCACGGCCGTCGAGGTCGCCGAGGCCCACCTGGCCCGCATCGAGGCCGTCGACGAGAAGGTGCACGCCTTCCTGCACGTGGACCGCGAGGGCGCGCTCGCGCAGGCCCGCGCCGTCGACGAGAAGCGGGAACGCGGCGAGAAGCTCGGACCGCTCGCCGGCGTGCCGCTCGCGCTGAAGGACATCTTCACCACCGAGGGCGTGCCGACCACCGTCGGCTCCAAGATCCTCGAAGGCTGGATCCCGCCGTACGACGCGACGCTGACCAAGCGCCTCAAGGCCGCCGACGTGGTCATCCTCGGCAAGACCAACATGGACGAGTTCGCCATGGGGTCCTCGACGGAGAACAGCGCCTACGGCCCCACGGGCAACCCCTGGGACCTGACCCGTATCCCCGGCGGCTCCGGCGGCGGCTCGTCCGCGGCCCTCGCCTCCTTCCAGGCCCCGCTCGCCATCGGCACGGACACCGGCGGCTCGATCCGCCAGCCCGCCGCCGTCACGGCGACGGTGGGCGTGAAGCCCACCTACGGCGCGGTCTCCCGCTACGGCATGGTGGCCTTCTCCTCCAGCCTCGACCAGGGCGGCCCCTGTGCCCGCACCGTCCTCGACGCGGCGCTGCTGCACGAGGTCATCGCCGGCCACGACCCGCTCGACTCCACCTCCATCGACGCCCCGGTTCCGCCGGTCGTCGAGGCCGCCCGCAACGGCTCCGTCACCGGCATGCGCGTCGGCGTCGTCAAGCAGTTCCGCGGCGAGGGCTACCAGGCGGGCGTCGTGCAGCGCTTCGACGAGTCCGTCGAGCTGCTGAAGGAGCTGGGCGCCGAGATCGTCGAGCTGGACTGCCCGTCCTTCGACCTGGCGCTCGCCGCGTACTACCTCATCGCGCCGTCCGAGTGCTCCTCGAACCTCGCGCGCTTCGACGCCATGCGCTACGGCCTGCGGGTCGGCGACGACGGCACGAAGTCCGCGGAGGACGTCACCGCGCTCACCCGCGAGGCCGGCTTCGGCCCCGAGGTCAAGCGCCGCATCATGCTCGGCACCTACGCGCTCAGCTCCGGCTACTACGACGCGTACTACGGCTCCGCGCAGAAGGTCCGCACCCTCATCACCCGGGACTTCGAGAAGGCGTTCGAGCAGGTCGACGTGATCGTCTCCCCGACGACGCCGACCACCGCCTTCCCGATCGGCGAGCGCGCCGACGACCCGATGGCGATGTACCTGGCGGACCTGTGCACCATTCCGACCAACCTCGCCGGCAACGCGGCCATGTCCCTCCCGTGCGGTCTCGCCCCGGAGGACGGCCTGCCCGTCGGCCTGCAGATCATCGCCCCGGCCATGAAGGACGACCGGCTGTACAAGGTCGGTGCCGCCGTCGAGGCCGCCTTCGTGGAACGCTGGGGTCACCCGCTGATCGAGGAGGCACCGTCGCTATGA
- the gatB gene encoding Asp-tRNA(Asn)/Glu-tRNA(Gln) amidotransferase subunit GatB — protein MTVTELVSYEDALASYDPVMGLEVHVELGTKTKMFCGCSTELGAEPNSQTCPTCLGMPGSLPVVNAVGVESAVKIGLALHCEIAEWCRFARKNYFYPDMPKNFQTSQYDEPIAFNGYLDVQLEDGEIFRVEIERAHMEEDTGKSTHVGGATGRIHGASHSLLDYNRAGIPLIEIVTKPITGAGARAPEVAKAYVAELRELIRALGVSEARMEMGQMRCDVNLSLRPNGTEKFGTRSETKNVNSLRSVERAARFEIQRHAAVLSSGGTIVQETRHFHEDDGSTTSGRIKEEAEDYRYFPEPDLVPVAPAREWVEELRAGLPELPRVRRNRLREEWGVSEHDMQSILNAGAVDLIVATTEAGADAGSARKWWMGELARSANEQGTDLAALPITPAQVARVTALVAAGDLNDKLARQVIEGVLAGEGDPDTVVEKRGLKVVSDEGALGAAVDEAIAGNAAIADKIRGGKVAAVGALVGAVMKTTRGQADAARVKELILERLGVEG, from the coding sequence GTGACCGTCACTGAACTGGTGTCGTACGAGGACGCCCTCGCGTCCTACGACCCCGTCATGGGCCTGGAGGTCCATGTCGAGCTCGGCACCAAGACCAAGATGTTCTGCGGGTGCTCCACCGAGCTGGGCGCCGAGCCCAACTCGCAGACCTGCCCGACCTGCCTCGGCATGCCCGGCTCGCTCCCGGTGGTCAACGCGGTCGGCGTCGAGTCGGCCGTCAAGATCGGTCTCGCGCTGCACTGCGAGATCGCCGAGTGGTGCCGCTTCGCCCGGAAGAACTACTTCTATCCGGACATGCCGAAGAACTTCCAGACCTCCCAGTACGACGAGCCGATCGCCTTCAACGGCTATCTGGACGTCCAGCTGGAGGACGGCGAGATCTTCCGCGTGGAGATCGAGCGCGCCCACATGGAGGAGGACACCGGCAAGTCGACCCACGTCGGCGGTGCCACCGGCCGCATCCACGGCGCCTCGCACTCGCTGCTGGACTACAACCGCGCCGGCATCCCGCTGATCGAGATCGTCACCAAGCCGATCACCGGCGCCGGCGCCCGCGCCCCCGAGGTGGCCAAGGCGTACGTCGCGGAGCTGCGCGAGCTGATCCGGGCGCTCGGCGTCTCCGAGGCCCGGATGGAGATGGGCCAGATGCGCTGCGACGTGAACCTGTCGCTGCGGCCCAACGGGACCGAGAAGTTCGGCACCCGCTCCGAGACGAAGAACGTCAACTCGCTGCGCAGCGTCGAGCGTGCGGCCCGCTTCGAGATCCAGCGGCACGCCGCGGTGCTCTCGTCGGGCGGGACGATCGTGCAGGAGACCCGTCACTTCCACGAGGACGACGGCTCCACCACGTCCGGCCGGATCAAGGAGGAGGCGGAGGACTACCGCTACTTCCCCGAGCCCGACCTGGTCCCGGTCGCGCCCGCGCGCGAGTGGGTCGAGGAACTGCGCGCCGGGCTGCCGGAGCTGCCGCGGGTGCGCCGCAACCGTCTCCGCGAGGAGTGGGGCGTCTCCGAGCACGACATGCAGTCGATCCTCAACGCGGGCGCGGTCGACCTGATCGTCGCCACCACCGAGGCCGGCGCGGACGCGGGCTCGGCCCGCAAGTGGTGGATGGGCGAGCTGGCCCGAAGCGCCAACGAGCAGGGCACCGACCTCGCCGCCCTCCCGATCACCCCGGCGCAGGTCGCCCGGGTGACGGCGCTGGTGGCGGCCGGCGACCTCAACGACAAGCTGGCCCGCCAGGTCATCGAGGGCGTGCTCGCCGGCGAGGGCGACCCGGACACGGTCGTCGAGAAGCGCGGCCTGAAGGTCGTCTCGGACGAGGGCGCGCTCGGCGCGGCCGTCGACGAGGCCATCGCGGGCAACGCGGCGATCGCCGACAAGATCCGCGGCGGCAAGGTCGCGGCGGTCGGCGCACTGGTCGGCGCGGTCATGAAGACCACCCGCGGCCAGGCGGACGCGGCACGCGTCAAGGAGCTCATCCTGGAGCGCCTCGGCGTCGAGGGCTGA
- a CDS encoding phosphocholine-specific phospholipase C has protein sequence MSPDVSRRRMLALGGGAAAAAATGSLLPPSLRTALAAEPPRGGLESVRHVVVLMQENRSFDHYFGTLRGVRGFGDRNAIELPSGTSVFEQPGPSGPVLPFSVREAAAAQRRDLQYIGDLDHSWSGGAAAWRDGWMDGWVGAKTGAAMAHYDRRDLPLHHELADTFTICDAYHSSVHTSTSPNRNHLWSGWTGYEADGRRAVTNAAYAEGTHPGYPWPTYAERLEKAGRTWRTYTEWENFTDNNIEFFTTFKRIARKALAPAGDFTYMEAFYAKVRSTADAAERDRLLAALDRGVAALTPAERSLFERGLRRVPTGGLADAFRADVAAGTLPEVSYLVPSAVDSEHPGSSSPIASASLVYRILDALASHPEVWRHTVLLINYDENDGFFDHVPPPVPPAGDTEERWQGLPTGLGVRVPMLVVSPWSVGGYVCSEVFDHTSVIRLLEKWTGVAEPNITRWRRTVTGDLTSAFDFTRGRRQPPVEQPGPVPPFTGRWRPVPPAEQRMPVQEPGTRPSRPLPYQPDAHGGADGRTVTVTLRNTGRSSAHFALYPYAGEFAVPQHRDVRGEALWEVPVAGDAYRFTITGPGGFRREFAGRRDGGARVVSRVDPRDRDLHLTLRNEGGTPLTFTVRPLGYAEEADLRDWTRRVTVRPGRSRTVVHSAADAHGWYDLEVTADGDEGFRRRLMGRVENGRDSVSG, from the coding sequence ATGTCACCGGACGTCTCACGCAGAAGGATGCTCGCCCTCGGGGGAGGGGCCGCGGCCGCCGCCGCGACCGGTTCCCTGCTGCCGCCCTCGCTGCGGACCGCGCTCGCCGCCGAACCGCCGCGGGGCGGGCTGGAGTCGGTGCGGCACGTCGTGGTCCTGATGCAGGAGAACCGGTCCTTCGACCACTACTTCGGCACCCTGCGCGGCGTCCGGGGCTTCGGCGACCGCAACGCCATCGAACTCCCCTCCGGCACCTCGGTGTTCGAGCAGCCCGGCCCCTCCGGCCCGGTCCTGCCCTTCTCCGTCCGGGAGGCGGCGGCGGCACAGCGGCGGGACCTCCAGTACATAGGCGACCTCGACCACTCCTGGAGCGGCGGGGCCGCCGCGTGGCGCGACGGCTGGATGGACGGGTGGGTCGGCGCCAAGACCGGCGCGGCCATGGCCCACTACGACCGCCGCGACCTGCCCCTGCACCACGAACTGGCCGACACCTTCACCATCTGCGACGCCTACCACTCCTCCGTCCACACCTCCACCAGCCCCAACCGCAACCACCTCTGGAGCGGCTGGACCGGCTACGAGGCCGACGGCCGGCGCGCGGTGACGAACGCCGCGTACGCGGAGGGCACCCACCCGGGCTATCCCTGGCCCACCTACGCGGAACGCCTGGAGAAGGCGGGCCGCACCTGGCGGACGTACACCGAGTGGGAGAACTTCACCGACAACAACATCGAGTTCTTCACCACGTTCAAGCGGATCGCCCGCAAGGCGCTGGCCCCGGCCGGCGACTTCACCTACATGGAGGCCTTCTACGCGAAGGTCCGCTCCACCGCCGACGCGGCCGAGCGCGACCGGCTGCTCGCGGCACTCGACCGGGGGGTCGCCGCGCTCACGCCCGCCGAACGCTCGCTGTTCGAGCGGGGGCTGCGCCGCGTCCCCACGGGCGGACTCGCCGACGCCTTCCGGGCCGACGTGGCCGCCGGCACCCTCCCCGAGGTGTCCTACCTGGTGCCCTCCGCCGTCGACTCCGAGCACCCCGGCTCCTCGTCGCCGATCGCCTCCGCCTCCCTCGTCTACCGGATCCTGGACGCGCTCGCCTCGCACCCCGAGGTGTGGCGGCACACCGTGCTGCTGATCAACTACGACGAGAACGACGGCTTCTTCGACCATGTGCCGCCGCCCGTCCCGCCCGCCGGGGACACCGAGGAGCGCTGGCAGGGGCTGCCCACCGGCCTCGGCGTCCGGGTGCCGATGCTCGTCGTCTCCCCGTGGTCGGTCGGCGGGTACGTCTGCTCCGAGGTCTTCGACCACACCTCGGTGATCCGGCTGCTGGAGAAGTGGACCGGGGTCGCCGAACCCAACATCACCCGCTGGCGGCGCACCGTCACCGGCGACCTGACATCGGCCTTCGACTTCACCCGCGGCCGCCGGCAGCCTCCCGTGGAGCAGCCGGGGCCCGTGCCGCCGTTCACCGGCCGCTGGCGTCCGGTGCCGCCGGCGGAGCAGCGGATGCCCGTCCAGGAGCCGGGCACCCGCCCCTCCCGCCCGCTGCCGTACCAGCCCGACGCCCACGGGGGTGCCGACGGGCGGACGGTCACGGTCACCCTGCGCAACACCGGCCGGTCGAGCGCGCACTTCGCGCTGTACCCGTACGCCGGGGAGTTCGCCGTGCCCCAGCACCGGGACGTACGCGGCGAGGCGCTCTGGGAGGTGCCGGTCGCCGGGGACGCGTACCGCTTCACGATCACCGGTCCGGGCGGCTTCCGGCGCGAGTTCGCCGGGCGGCGGGACGGGGGCGCCCGGGTCGTCTCGCGCGTCGACCCCCGCGACCGCGACCTGCACCTCACCCTGCGCAACGAGGGCGGCACGCCGCTCACCTTCACCGTGCGCCCGCTCGGCTACGCGGAGGAGGCCGACCTGCGCGACTGGACCCGCCGGGTCACGGTCCGCCCCGGCCGTTCCCGCACCGTCGTGCACTCCGCCGCGGACGCGCACGGCTGGTACGACCTGGAGGTGACCGCCGACGGGGACGAGGGCTTCCGGCGGCGGCTGATGGGACGCGTCGAGAACGGCCGCGACTCCGTCTCCGGCTGA